Part of the Vigna radiata var. radiata cultivar VC1973A unplaced genomic scaffold, Vradiata_ver6 scaffold_43, whole genome shotgun sequence genome is shown below.
gtgtataaaaataatatttcattaaaattaaaaaaatgagagtAAAGAAacgtttaaaatatttttaaatttgaatatctattttctttttgtaattatttaaaaatatttttatattttatcaactttACTTCATTAACATttacaaattttgataaatattttagttatcatgaaattttatttgatattttattttaaaatttatacaattataattttttttctaaatatttgatattaagaaataaaaatgtgatattgaaaatttaataatattgttttttttacagaattttattattttgtaataattaattaatttatattaaaacggTAAAAAGTTAACACAAGTACATGTGTATACTCCTAATTCAAAAGAGATagaaaagtgataaaaaatattatatttattatatttgaatatatatatatatatatatatatatatatatgagaattttatttttttaaataaatatatcataacGAAAGAGTTCTAAGCTCGTTCCATTATTATCCCTAACCTTAATTGaatgaaatatttcattttcttttgacaatatatatttatattttattaaaattggttattttttaatattaatgcaactcaattaaaattattttaattctatacTTTTCTTGATACATTTAATTCAAAGTGTTTATACAACCATAAtacatatttaagtttttactcCTTCCAAACCTCGTTATAAATAACACAAATTGGTGAAGTCAAATAAATTCTAAACAATTTAGTTTGGAAGCATTTCATACGTCTTacatcttaattaatttaatctacACTTTTCTATAtgaagaaattaaatgaaattaaaattagaagaaacaaTATTGAGAATAAATATTGGTATATAGTGGAATTAATTAAGGACTAGCTTTGAAGGGACCCACTCTGCAGAAGATGTTGGAACATGGAAGGTAAGTCAATTATGGAAACCTCTTCTTAAAGTGAACATCCAATTCCAACCAgagcacaaacacacacacactgcAAATTCTAAACCTCTGAGTAAATCATTCGACGATTATTAATGGGTAAAGTGACACAAGCAACTGACAAACATAACCGATAACCAAGTGCCACACTGCACTACTTACAATTCCTTTTACCCCCAACTCTTGCTTTGCTTCAAAGCCCATTATTATTCGTTTCCTTaccctttcttctcttcttcatcgTTCTCATCAAGCCACCACTTTTTGCATAACCTTTTGATCAAAGTGGGAACAACATAGAATGGTAGTGTGATTCTCTATTTTCTACTTCATGGATAAGTACGAGGCTGTTAAGGAATTGGGAGCAGGCAATTTTGGGGTGGCCAGGCTTATGAGGAACAGGGTCACCAAGGAGCTCGTAGCCATGAAATATATCGAGCGTGGCCCAAAGGTTTCTTCTTTTATACAATAGTTCCatcaatttatgatttttttttttcacaacccTTTTGTGTTTTTACTGTTAAGGAGTGGAAGAGATGGTACCACTTGAATTAAGCATAACTGAAGAAAGAGGAGACTTGTTTGTATTTGCCTATTTGTTAATTAATTCCCCTGTGATTTGTTGTCTTTACTGTTTATTAAATGAAAGGCTTAAACTTtaacttgttttttctttttcttcaacttcaatTTTCAGATTGATGAGAACGTGGCAAGGGAGATTATGAACCACAGGTCCCTTCGGCATCCCAATATAATTCGTTACAAGGAGGCAaggaatttaatttatttcttttatttaacaTGCTGGATCACTTTGTGTTGAGCACTAGCACTGCAcattaatgaattatttgttgtttcttttcttctataatGGAATGTTGCTTTTGCAGGTGGTTTTGACTCCCACACATTTGGCAATTGTGATGGAGTATGCAGCAGGAGGAGAGCTCTTTGAGAGGATATGCAGTGCTGGCAGGTTCAGTGAAGATGAGGTTAATAGCTTCACAAGCTTTGGTAATTTTCTCCCTTGCTTTTTGTTTCAGTATGTTATGTCTCACTTTCCTTTGGTTGTAATGTTCAGGCTAGATATTTCTTTCAGCAGCTGATCTCTGGTGTCCATTTCTGTCATACAATGGTATGCTCATGCTCAAGTTTGTGGGAAATCATGGCAGGTTCTTACGGAAAATCATGTTATTTGTCACTTATGCTCGTTTACTGTTCTTTTGCAGCAAATATGCCACCGAGATTTGAAGCTAGAAAATACCCTTTTAGATGGAAGTCCTGCTCCTCGGTTAAAAATTTGTGACTTCGGTTATTCTAAGGTAATGGAATTAGCATCATCCAGCTCAAAATTTCAGTTACcgttaaaacattttttaatgtttcgTGTCTGTGATGTAGTCATCTTTGCTGCATTCACGACCCAAATCAACAGTTGGAACACCTGCTTATATAGCACCGGAAGTTCTTTCTAGGCGAGAGTACGATGGAAAGGTACTATATTAGCTTCAGATGGTTCTTTAGAGTTCCTTGCATCTTTCATAGTTTTGTTGCTTTGTTCTTCTGATATGCTACCaagaatgaaatatattttgagtATTTTTCATGCTCACTTTTGAACCAATGTTAATGATTATATGTACTTTCTGTTTCAAAATTTGTGTTAGTTGGCTGATGTATGGTCGTGTGGAGTAACTCTTTATGTCATGCTGGTTGGAGCATACCCCTTTGAGGATCAGGATGACCCTAGGAATTTTAGGAAAACAATTCAGGTATGCTTACTCTTTTTCAATACTGATTTGCACAATGTTTCTTATGTTATTTTTGCATCGCTCTTATCCTGATTTCCTGTTCTATTCTACAGCGTATAATGGCTGTTCAATACAAAATCCCTGATTATGTCCACATATCTCAAGATTGTAGACAACTCCTCTCTCGTATATTTGTTGCAAATCCATTGAGGGTATGTTGTAATATTGCTTTAGGAACTCGACTTACACTTTCATTGCAATTCGGTTAGACTTGCAACTGATCAGATCATCTCATATCATGTGTTCCATGCCTCTTTTATTGtctaaagtatatatatttttaagtattaaagTTACTTTTCAACCTTTCGAACCATTTTGCTAATGAATAGAAAATACTCAGAAGATACGTTTCTGATAAAATACACCATATTGCTGGTTCAAAGCTATACCTATAGAGGAAGTTTATACCCAgcctttattttatcttcttcgATAGGTATGATTGGAGTGTTTCCATTTCTCTTTTGACTTTTATTTGTATCTTATATCCGCAAGAACATTAATAAGACctcttttatgttctttttacTTCTTTCCAAATACTCTTTTTTTGAGAGTTTCCATGAGTGTCAGGATAGGCTAATGTACGATTTTGAGGGAAGTTTTATCAAATTCTGATATTTTCAGATTCAAACACTTGTCGTacttgttttcttaaatttggtGATGCCATGTACAATTTCTACTGGCTATATATTTTAAGGGACATTtgcttgtatttttattttatgttttgaactttttcaataaaaagttttcaaggaaaataaaaaacaaaagtaaacgtCCCCTTAGTTAttttacaagaatttgattctatccttTTTAATCAAAGTCTTTCTGTGGTTTTTGAATCTTACATTCCTTCTTTGAATGCTCTATTTGTGTCTTTAGTTCAGTAGGCTGTGGCTTTACACGTCCTTGAAGCAAAAGACAATAGTTTAAATGTGGTTTCTGTCAAACAACATGCTCTTGAGAATATATCTAACTACTTTTGGAATGCTAACTGCTACAAAATGTTCTTTATTGTTTACAGAGAATTACTATTAAGGAAATTAAGAATCACCCATGGTTTTTGAAGAATCTTCCAAGGGAGCTAACTGAATCAGCTCAAGCTATTTATTACCAGAGGGACAGTCCAAACTTTCACCTTCAAAGTGTGGATGAGATAATGAAAATTGTGGGAGAGGCAAGAAATCCACCTCCAGTATCTAGGCTGGTCAAAGGTTTTGGTTGGGAAGGTGAAGAAGATTTGGATGAAGAAGTGGAGGAAGAggaggatgaagaagatgagtaTGATAAGAGGGTCAAAGAGGTTCATGCAAGTGGGGAATTCCAAAGTAGTTAAAAACTCTGAAAATTCTTGTGCACTGTTTTAGAAGtcaccttttttattttgtgtacCTTAAGTCAGTTATTTATCTGTATTATATTTATGGTTCTGTTCGTGTAATATAGTTCTTGTATTACAATGATCGCTGTTCATGAGAATAATAGTTGTTTGATTACATTTGAAATTGACTTGACACTACAATAATTGTCTGTTTTTATCTGCAAGAGAATTTACTCAAGAATGCTTTCAGTGGATTCAATGAACAAGGATACACTCAAAGATTAAGAATTAGAATCACATTGAAAAAAGTACTTGCATGTTACTACCATCTCTTCCTCGAAATATTAGTACCAAGCAATGGATCATGTTGATAAACGATGAATCTATTACACGTAAACATTACTAATCCATATATTCCAGTTTCCAGTGGTAATAACAAACATAAGAGAGAACAATTTTCTAGATCCCAAAATCTGCTAATTGCATTACTCATCATTTACATATGAAAACCCTCTAGATGTTGTGTATGCTATCTGTGTAGCGGAAATGATATTACTGATCTTGAATATGGATATTTAACCTCCTAAGCCAAATGGAATGGACAGTCATATGGAACATATCATATCTCTTTGGGGGCTCATTAGGCATAAAATGTCCTTGCACTTGTTTCACCCTCCTTTGCATCCTCAAATACTGGCTTTCTGAAATGCCCATGAGTATCTTTTTGATATTGGGAATTTCTTTCACAGCCACTTGAACTGAAAATGAATTCCAGTTCAAAACATCACTGAAGGGTGGAACATAGCTATCAGAAATCAAAACTGGCACACATCCTGCAAATATTGCTTCCACTATTCTGGGACTGGCAACTTCATAACCACTTGGGCAAAGGCAAAACTTGCTGCTTCTAAGCTTTGTGTAGTAAGACATTCCTTCAGGAATTTCCTCATAAACTTGCACATCTTGGTCTTTGTTTTTCCATGTATGCAGGAGCAAGTATCTTATATAGCCATGCAGGTGACCTGCAAAGAAAGCAAGGATAGTCCTTTGAGATGGTGGATACCCTCCCACTAGACCAGTGACTTCCCCGTCCATAAGTTTAATCTCTGCAAATGACACATCCTTTGCAGGCTTGAACCCTTCAGATGTATTTGCGTTGCAAAGAACCCTTATGGCATTGTTATACAAGAGATCCACGTAACTAGATACAACTGGACCCTGTACAGTATCCAAATAGTATTATTACATAAAGGATAGTATTAACTCAGCTAATTTTGCCACATTCTTGatatcaaatatataatcaaaataatgtaattgaGGAATTCAGTTCATTTAGCAGAGAGAGCTCATTGCTTACCCAATCATGGCAAGAGAGCATGAAATGATCATGGCCAAGGGATCGATTCCAGAAGGGATGTTTATAGGATATAGTCCGTATGTAGTCTTTTACAACAAGGCCAAGGGGATCAAGATTATAATTGGAGCCACGATCATACACATATTCGATCAACATAACCACACTAAAGGGCAAATAATACACAAAAGCTTCATCTGGATCATAAGTACGATAGTGCCTCCCCTTTTCCATTTCATTTATGAATCTTCCCTCAGTGGAATATATGTCTTTGCTTAGACCATTATGAAACAACGGTGGCTCCCCTTCTTCATACACAAAAACCTTGAACACCTTTTCCATCTCTAAGTAACTCCTGTGAACAAATTACTATAGTTAATACAAACTAAAGTAAGATTATCTGCTAAATTTTCAAGGATGTTCAAGAACGTAGGTGGTTATCATGCATTATTTTGATGCATGAAGAAACTTATGCTGGACCAAAAGTATATACATGTACCTATGAAAGGCATTGGCGTTTCTGTAGATTGGACCTTCAGGAACATTGTCTGGATCTTGGAGGGTTGATCTCAAATTTCGAATTTTGCTAGCTTCTCTAATTGAATACCTTGCTTTAGccaatttttcttcaattcttcttAACTTGTGACCTTTAAAGTTCTCTTTATCCGTACCTTTTAGCACAAACTTGGTGTCAGGCTTTTCATCACCCTAAAGACCAACCACgtagtaagaaaaagaaaagaatcccCACAAAAGAAAGCATGAGAAGGTACACcatattgaaagaaaataaaaggttaaatgATATGAAATAAAGACTTGGTCCTTTCTAACAAGTTGATTCAAGGAGATAAAAGTACTTCATTGAAAAATGAAGTTGGAGATGGAGTCTCTCCTTCATCATGTAATACTGAAGCTCTTCTATTTTCTGCATCCAAAGATGAAGTTGGTTGTCTCCTCCGACAAACATGAGGTGTAGAGAAATTGGGAGCAAGAATACTCCGACAAGAAACAAGAACTAGTGAAGTTATGAAGAGAATAGCCATAAAGTGAAGATACAAAGAAGTGGATGAAGAGAAGCATTTGGTAGGATAAGCTCTCATCTTAATTTACAGTATATATCTTCTTGGACTAGGAAGCATGCTCGATCAGTTCAATTAGAAGAAGTTGAGATGGTGAAAGAATGATGACAATATGTGGAGAGGGGATGCATTTCTTGGTGCATGGAGAAAATAGATTCTTTACTGAAGAATTGAAGTATTCTTACGTACCGAGAGTAACGTAATATgggggaaaaagaaaatatgtgtGTGCCTTTTAATAGTGACTGTGCAGTTTGCATGCATGCTTCACATCTCTGAATAAGTTGGTGGCTAATATATACGGAAGATAACATGAGAGATTCAAAATTAATGAACAGTTTATACATCTATGAAAAActtgtattgttttttataaaagaaacatgTGTTTCTTTAACAGAAATAAATGGGAAAATCACCTTACTTATTCATTTATCTCAAAGTGTGGTAATGTATGACTGCACACATTATTTCCCTTAATTCCTACCTACAAAATCTGCTTAAAAGAATATTGACCCGATAAATGGATTACATGATTCTTGGCCAATCACATAATTTATCAAGATATCAGCAATCACATAAATTCCCAATATATCAGCAATCAACTATAGCACCAACCAGCCCAAGATATTAGCTATTAGCCTAACACCCTTTCAAGTTGGGGCATCCAAATGCCCAACTttggaaaaaagaaatcaatttgtCATTCTCGAGCGCTTTAGtgaaaatattgttaatatttaGAAGCGAAACAGGAGAGCAAAAAAATCTGTAttattgattgaaaaataatgaaagacgTTGTAGtatttaaaacttgaaaaataacTAGTCAGTAACATTTTGATCCTAATTTTAATCTACCACTCTAatgcataattaaaaaaattatctctaaCAAAGTTtgactcaattaaattaaaagtaaaacaatccTAAAGCATTTTCTTAACCCTCCTCCTTGCTTTAGGAGCTGCAAACACTAGGTCTTGAccttaaaaattcaaacttgCTAGTAGGCAATGGTTTAGTAAAAAGATCTACAACTTGATCTTCTATTTTGCAGTAGATAAGAATCATATGCTTCTGTATTTTCTTAGGAAGAATAActtgatgttaaaatgtttacTCTTTCCATGAAACACGGGATTGTGAGAGATAGCAATTGCAGCTTGGTTGTCAACAAGAATCTTTGTGCTTTCCTTCTGTTCCAGGTCAAGATTAAGTAAAACTTTTCTTAACCATAAAGCTTGATTGACAGTAGCTGTTGTAGCAACAAACTCTACTTCGTAGAGATTGGTGTTGAcaaattgacaagtgtaccaaatcgttcaagtaataataaaatggtaagtccaagtatcgttttcccaagagactcacggcactaaactgttgtgcttttacttaaccaatcaagactataaaaataatattttgggatttttataaagtgcagaaaaataaacatNaatgcaatttgatcaattgaggttaaacacaaaagtggatgaatgaatgttgttgggggtttacaatttcatctaatccgctctctcttacctactacccttgattatttgtttgattaattcaattgttatgcgactttcttagcctccccttaacccgatccctcggcgaaaagggcctaatattaacaactggcttgctatccctagcctcccctagtaattaataccgccttataaacagaagttagcgcaattgatcgtcctaccctatCCCtgggtggtattgcaaaatcaagaaattactcaccagttcatgtcattactgtacgtccccatatcaataaagacaaacatcagttaccgaatgagttaaacgataaaggccttaagcacagatgataacccaacaattatcaatcaaaacatatggagaccatataaataatcaagagtttcaataaaaaagagtatcaaaagattacattttctcccccaacaacaatagggtttagttcaccattgtcatgatgaatctagatgaagaatggaatgaaagagatacaaaccctaaaaaggagaaaaggaaagttgtcaccatctccaaatctaccccaaaggggtaaaaagtgtgtttttgtgcctaagccatcaaaagatacaaaccctaagacgttctggcctttaaatagggcataaaaatgacataaaacaagtccaagcccaaacagatcataaaaaataacataaaacaagttcAAGCCCATCtaacaaccgcccgacgcctaatttcaccgtagggcggtttccctcaagccgcagaaccgcccggcgccacggtcaaccgcctagcgctggtcaactgcactctggtcaacttttcagaattctggtcaactggttgactggttgacttttctggttgaccggttgacttttctggttgacttttctgcattttgtttgacttttctacactccaaccatttgataattcaaccattctttcaaatcattccaaaaacctttatcattgtcgtcgggcggtgcgtcgactcgtcaaatcttcattttttttctgctCTTTCCTTGAGTCTAcaacctgtatcttcaactccattcttcactttctcaaattagctacaaaacaatgcaaaacaagcataaaatcgctaaaaacagcttttgactctcttcagactcatttattgagttttgcttgattctaagctcattccgtgtagtaaagggcgtaattcggtccaaattgacatatgaaaataactgtttttcaaccttcatcaattgGGCTACAGTTTCTTGCTTCTTCGAGCTCCATGAAAAAGCACTAGAGCCAAGAGTAAAACAGTAACCTGAAGTGCTTCTCATATCATCCACGGAACCTCCCTAGTCATTATTAGAAAAACCAATTAGCTTGAACTCCTTGCTCCTTGTGAACTTCACACCACAATCACTTGTACCCTTCACATACCAAATTACTCTTTTGGCAGCCTTGAGATGCAATTCACTTGCACAATGCATGAATCGAGACAAAATACttacaacatttaaaatatCAGGCCTTGTTGTCATGATATACATCAAGCAACCAATCAAGCTCTTGAAATATCCTTCATCAACTTTGTTAGCACCATCTTCTTTGTGCAGCTTCTCCTTTTGATTCATTGGAGTGCTTACTTCCTTGCATTCTTCCATTTGAAATTTCTTTAGTATTTCCTTTACATATTTTTTCTGACATATGAAAATTTCACCTTGCCCTTGCTTGATCTCCATGCCAAGGAAGTAGGACATAACTCCAagatttgttatttcaaacacCTTCATCATCTCTTGTTTGAAGTTTTGAATATGCTTTGCATTGTTTCCTGTAACCAGTAGGTCATCAACATACAATGAAACAATAAGAGTGTCAATGTCATTGTGCTTGACATAAAAGGTTGTTTCTAATAGACTTTTCTCAAATCCAAAATTCAGCTAATATTCATCAATTTTGCTACATGAAAAACACCATGAGAATCACCATACTATAAACACCACAGTAGGAAGAATCAGTCACACTCATGTATCCTACCTCACCAACTGTAGCTACTCCTACAACCCCACTCTTGGAGCTTGTTTTAGAACGTAAAGGGCTTTCTTGAGAAGATAGACTTTATCTCCATCACTTTCCTTCACAAATTCTTAGGGTTGCTcaacataaatttcttcatgTAAGATACCATTTAAGAAGGCTGATATTACATCCAACTGGAACACTTTCCAGCTCTTTTGTGCAATTATTGCAAGGAGTAACCTGATTGTGTCCAATCTAGCAACAACAAAAGTGTCAGAATAATCAACACCAAATATTTGGGCATACCCTTTAGCCACCAGCCTagatttttgtttgttgattAAGCCATCAACATTAAATTTGGTTCTAAACACCCACTTGAGGTCTATCCACTAGGAtccaacttttgtttttctctaaCATTGACAACTCCTCCTCCACTGCATCTATCCACCtttgatcctttttttttcttcaaagtcAGCAGGTTCACATTAGGCAATATTGCACCTACCATAAACATCTGAGAGCAACCTTGTTCCTCTCACAAGAGCATCATCCACTCTTTGATCCTGCtaatcatcttcttcttcttcaatgcTTGAACTAAAAAACTTGAGTTTCAGTTGTGCCATGTTCTGACCCTTCTTTTCTGCACCATCTAGGTTCAACTCTTCATCCTATCAAGCTTGTCACGCTTACTCTATGGAACATAAgtgaaacacaaaaaaacaaatactttaCAATATTTTAGAGATGGTTTATAACCATACCATGCCTCAAATGATGTCATTTCTCTCACTGCCTTTATTGGAAGCCTGTTTTGAAGAAACACAACTGTATTTGCTTCCTCTGCCCAAaacctttttggaaaattcttCTCATGGAACATGCATCTTGACATCTCCATGATACTCTATGCTTGAATCTTCACAAAACCTGTCAAATTCTTCTGAAGTATACTCCTTCCCATTATCAGATCTTACAATATGAATTTTGCAGCTGCtttctgataacggtctaaaaaccgttattttcatgcttaaatttgatagtaaaacacaccctttatggcttagaatgagctttaaatcaagtaaaacacttagttgagtctcttgagagtcaaaagttggttttagagatattatgcttgttttgcattgttttgcagggtttttagatgaattaaagatggaagtgaagtaaggtggacttagtgaagtaaggtggacttagacccatgaaagaaggagaaaaatgatgaaaagaagggtcaagcaagccgttgagcgccagaatggtccgctgagcgctcagagcgattagagggaaaccgctcagcagcAAAACTGACcattgagcggtcaaagcggcacaaggcaaaccgctgagcggtgaatttaggtgcctgggcggttgtttgtttttttagctagattctgtaaatctttctgtaatctatctgttatctttttgggcttatatatagccccagtgcgaattagaaggggattcttttggcagagagaaacgtccagagctattccacacaccttagaggaggttccttggatgcttaggctccaaccaaccaagtttagggttatttcttccattctttcattattttcatttagtttcaccatgacaatggtgaactaaaccctttgttgttggggaacaatgtaatcttttgaaactctcatatattcaaattcttatttNTTTNatatgcttgtcatatacttgtttatcaattgttgggtt
Proteins encoded:
- the LOC106752771 gene encoding serine/threonine-protein kinase SRK2A produces the protein MDKYEAVKELGAGNFGVARLMRNRVTKELVAMKYIERGPKIDENVAREIMNHRSLRHPNIIRYKEVVLTPTHLAIVMEYAAGGELFERICSAGRFSEDEARYFFQQLISGVHFCHTMQICHRDLKLENTLLDGSPAPRLKICDFGYSKSSLLHSRPKSTVGTPAYIAPEVLSRREYDGKLADVWSCGVTLYVMLVGAYPFEDQDDPRNFRKTIQRIMAVQYKIPDYVHISQDCRQLLSRIFVANPLRRITIKEIKNHPWFLKNLPRELTESAQAIYYQRDSPNFHLQSVDEIMKIVGEARNPPPVSRLVKGFGWEGEEDLDEEVEEEEDEEDEYDKRVKEVHASGEFQSS
- the LOC106752682 gene encoding probable glycosyltransferase At3g07620, coding for MEMSRCMFHEKNFPKRFWAEEANTVVFLQNRLPIKAVREMTSFEAWLVAKGYAQIFGVDYSDTFVVARLDTIRLLLAIIAQKSWKVFQLDVISAFLNGNNAKHIQNFKQEMMKVFEITNLGVMSYFLGMEIKQGQGEIFICQKKYVKEILKKFQMEECKEVSTPMNQKEKLHKEDGANKVDEGYFKSLIGCLMYIMTTRPDILNVGDEKPDTKFVLKGTDKENFKGHKLRRIEEKLAKARYSIREASKIRNLRSTLQDPDNVPEGPIYRNANAFHRSYLEMEKVFKVFVYEEGEPPLFHNGLSKDIYSTEGRFINEMEKGRHYRTYDPDEAFVYYLPFSVVMLIEYVYDRGSNYNLDPLGLVVKDYIRTISYKHPFWNRSLGHDHFMLSCHDWGPVVSSYVDLLYNNAIRVLCNANTSEGFKPAKDVSFAEIKLMDGEVTGLVGGYPPSQRTILAFFAGHLHGYIRYLLLHTWKNKDQDVQVYEEIPEGMSYYTKLRSSKFCLCPSGYEVASPRIVEAIFAGCVPVLISDSYVPPFSDVLNWNSFSVQVAVKEIPNIKKILMGISESQYLRMQRRVKQVQGHFMPNEPPKRYDMFHMTVHSIWLRRLNIHIQDQ